A genomic window from Candidatus Methylacidiphilum fumarolicum includes:
- a CDS encoding sulfite exporter TauE/SafE family protein: protein MNITGLILLGLTAGFASGCFGVGGGIVIVPALILFFGIPYHVAVGTSLAVIIPIALAGSIFNGWLQKIDWSIVWVILIFGVIGALIGVWSIQKIPANIAKKIFSFFLLYSAYRLWIGSPIKS from the coding sequence ATGAACATTACAGGATTAATTCTGCTTGGCTTGACCGCTGGCTTTGCAAGCGGTTGTTTTGGAGTTGGAGGAGGAATCGTTATCGTTCCTGCACTCATTCTCTTCTTTGGTATCCCCTACCATGTAGCTGTTGGCACCTCCCTAGCAGTCATCATTCCTATTGCGCTAGCGGGAAGTATTTTTAACGGTTGGCTGCAGAAAATTGACTGGTCTATTGTTTGGGTTATTCTCATTTTCGGAGTCATAGGAGCCCTTATAGGAGTATGGTCTATTCAGAAAATACCAGCTAATATAGCTAAAAAAATATTTTCTTTTTTTCTTCTTTACTCTGCCTATCGTCTTTGGATCGGATCTCCCATAAAGAGTTAA
- a CDS encoding recombinase family protein, with amino-acid sequence MYIKVSSAGQEEDLENQREALARFCLAQGKTVVERLEDCKQRAKL; translated from the coding sequence GTGTACATAAAAGTATCCAGCGCTGGGCAAGAGGAGGATCTCGAGAATCAGCGGGAAGCGCTGGCAAGGTTTTGCCTGGCTCAAGGCAAAACGGTGGTCGAACGCCTCGAGGATTGCAAGCAGAGGGCTAAACTATAA
- a CDS encoding ATP-dependent DNA helicase, with the protein MSIESRNGFLNGRLENPEAKETSLDPSFYFSPSGPLAQAAHFEYRPQQKQMAEAIYKSLQKRKHLIVEAPTGTGKSLAYLLAALCYCQKNAQRGVISTHTLNLQDQLLHKDIPLLKKIFPKEFSVVLLKGRQNYICPKRLEKVLKHATDLFPSFEMTEIMRIYDWSVRTQTGDIEELHPLPSFNLWSQICSEPGICHPRNCANNPRCFYHLFREQSAHSDLTIVNHALYFSLLGRTTDSQLQKEEGLPFGENFVIFDEAHTIEKIASNQLGFSTSKFRLQNLLFRLFNPITHKGLLLFLKDSNFVPMVHKAYQEVGSLFKSIAENLVKLSIQEHRILEPIPLPNALPETLNTIVEKLSHAVANLPDKEIKEEITNCIEKITLESNAIINFFEMRIPDHVYWIELEEPNPESNVQLLATPLDVGPLLQSFLYEKEVSVIMTSATLKVANSFSFFQNRVGLFSQTLSLESPFDYGRQMKILIPKDMPDPSSSFYEAALAFWIERLVKQTAGSALVLFTNRKTLANMVEALSSKFAELGFPLYVQDGKTSRHKLLKLFKEAKHSILFGMDSFWQGIDVPGDSLKNVIITKLPFSSPDHPQVQAKCEKLEKQGLNAFVHYSLPEAVLKFRQGIGRLIRSKEDKGIVAVLDSRILSKSYGKIFLNSIPNTPIEIIE; encoded by the coding sequence GTGTCGATCGAATCAAGAAATGGTTTTTTAAATGGTCGACTCGAAAATCCAGAGGCAAAAGAGACCTCTTTAGACCCTTCCTTTTATTTTTCTCCTTCTGGTCCTCTAGCTCAAGCCGCTCATTTCGAGTACCGCCCTCAACAAAAGCAGATGGCAGAAGCCATCTATAAAAGCCTTCAAAAGAGAAAACATCTGATTGTTGAAGCTCCCACGGGGACAGGTAAAAGTTTGGCATACCTACTTGCCGCACTTTGTTATTGTCAGAAGAATGCTCAAAGAGGGGTAATTTCTACTCATACCCTCAACCTCCAGGATCAACTTCTTCACAAGGATATTCCGCTGTTGAAAAAGATTTTCCCAAAAGAATTTTCTGTGGTCCTCCTTAAAGGACGTCAAAATTATATCTGTCCCAAAAGATTAGAAAAGGTACTCAAGCATGCGACAGACCTCTTTCCTTCTTTTGAGATGACTGAGATCATGCGTATTTACGATTGGTCTGTAAGAACACAAACTGGCGATATCGAAGAGCTTCATCCTCTGCCTTCTTTTAACTTATGGAGCCAAATATGCTCCGAGCCCGGCATATGCCATCCGAGGAATTGCGCCAACAATCCACGCTGCTTTTATCACCTCTTTCGAGAACAAAGTGCTCACTCAGATTTAACAATCGTTAACCACGCCCTTTATTTTTCCCTGCTTGGAAGGACTACTGATTCCCAACTTCAAAAAGAAGAAGGCCTGCCTTTTGGAGAAAATTTCGTCATTTTTGATGAGGCGCATACCATTGAAAAAATCGCTTCCAATCAGTTAGGATTTTCAACTTCTAAATTTCGGCTTCAGAACTTGCTTTTTCGGCTTTTTAATCCTATCACTCACAAGGGGTTGCTCCTTTTTCTAAAGGATAGCAATTTCGTTCCAATGGTGCACAAAGCTTACCAAGAAGTGGGTTCTTTGTTTAAATCCATTGCTGAAAATCTTGTAAAACTGTCTATTCAAGAACACAGAATTCTTGAACCAATACCTTTACCCAACGCTTTGCCAGAGACTTTAAACACTATTGTTGAAAAGCTCTCTCATGCTGTAGCAAATTTGCCAGATAAAGAAATCAAAGAAGAAATAACAAATTGTATTGAAAAAATCACCCTGGAAAGTAATGCCATTATCAATTTTTTTGAAATGCGTATTCCAGATCATGTTTACTGGATAGAACTGGAAGAACCTAATCCCGAATCAAATGTGCAACTTCTGGCTACCCCATTGGATGTCGGCCCATTATTGCAATCTTTCCTCTATGAAAAAGAAGTTTCAGTAATTATGACCAGTGCCACACTAAAAGTCGCCAATAGTTTTTCTTTTTTCCAAAATCGTGTTGGTCTTTTTTCTCAAACCCTTTCCTTGGAATCGCCTTTTGATTACGGAAGGCAGATGAAAATCCTTATTCCTAAAGATATGCCTGATCCCTCCAGTAGCTTTTATGAAGCAGCCCTGGCATTCTGGATAGAAAGATTAGTCAAACAGACAGCAGGATCAGCTTTGGTACTTTTTACAAACCGTAAGACATTAGCAAATATGGTAGAAGCCCTTAGTTCCAAATTTGCCGAACTTGGCTTCCCTCTCTATGTACAGGATGGAAAGACCTCTCGACACAAGCTTTTGAAACTTTTCAAGGAAGCCAAACATTCGATCCTCTTTGGGATGGATAGTTTCTGGCAGGGAATAGATGTCCCTGGGGATTCCTTAAAAAATGTAATCATCACCAAACTGCCCTTCTCATCCCCTGACCATCCACAAGTGCAAGCAAAATGCGAAAAATTAGAAAAGCAAGGACTGAATGCTTTTGTTCATTATAGCCTACCAGAGGCTGTTTTAAAGTTCCGCCAAGGGATTGGTAGGTTAATAAGAAGTAAAGAAGATAAAGGCATTGTAGCCGTTCTTGATTCAAGAATCCTTTCTAAATCATATGGAAAAATTTTTCTTAATTCGATTCCCAATACCCCTATTGAAATTATCGAATAA
- a CDS encoding MBL fold metallo-hydrolase — MKFINLTRSNEIGANSYFLDFGQDGRIILDAGLHPKIEGELATPNFQSLEDYPVDCLLISHAHHDHTGSLPLFLRKYPKLKVFLSEPTYYLTPPLLHNSVEVMLKQRAELQIPEYPLYTHKEIDRCTERWQACHINKEWSFNGYPNPKHEPLTFQFYPSGHILGAVGIRIFHRGRRIFYTGDVSFKEQTLMLPADFPQNGIDVLIIESTRGAQEMVEGKTRETEIQRLVESIEATFDRGGSVLIPVFALGKTQEILTTLFLEQQAGRLRKCPIFIGGLSRSFSEIYDKLASRSLRRYPGFKILDTIAPIVINGKKTMKIQPSKGEIYLVTSGMMNENTISNVLAQKFLPNEKHSIFFVGYCDPDSPAGQLLATSRGNLVVLNKSSKPQPVICEVDHFDLTSHALREDILSYIQFLEPRTCILVHGDPAALEWFKQKLEEESPQIQLIIPPPGKLIEI, encoded by the coding sequence GTGAAATTTATAAATTTAACACGTTCTAATGAAATAGGAGCAAATTCCTATTTTTTAGATTTTGGCCAGGATGGGCGGATAATTCTGGATGCTGGTCTTCATCCCAAAATAGAAGGAGAGTTGGCTACTCCAAATTTTCAATCTCTTGAAGACTATCCAGTGGATTGTCTTCTTATTAGTCATGCACATCACGACCATACAGGCTCTTTACCTCTTTTTCTTAGAAAATATCCAAAGCTTAAAGTTTTCTTAAGCGAACCTACCTATTACTTAACTCCTCCACTGCTTCACAACTCTGTGGAAGTGATGCTTAAACAAAGAGCTGAGTTACAAATTCCCGAATATCCCTTGTATACCCATAAGGAAATAGATCGTTGCACGGAACGGTGGCAGGCTTGTCATATTAACAAGGAATGGTCCTTTAACGGCTATCCCAATCCCAAGCATGAGCCTCTTACCTTTCAATTCTATCCTAGTGGCCATATTCTTGGAGCCGTAGGAATTCGAATATTTCACCGAGGCCGTAGAATTTTTTATACGGGAGATGTGAGTTTCAAAGAACAAACCCTCATGCTCCCAGCGGACTTTCCTCAAAACGGTATCGATGTCCTTATTATCGAATCCACAAGAGGGGCTCAAGAAATGGTTGAAGGGAAAACTAGAGAGACAGAAATTCAAAGACTTGTTGAAAGTATTGAAGCTACTTTCGATCGAGGAGGCTCTGTTTTGATCCCAGTTTTTGCCCTCGGGAAAACGCAAGAAATCCTTACTACTCTTTTTCTAGAACAGCAAGCGGGAAGACTCCGAAAATGTCCTATTTTTATTGGAGGGTTAAGTAGAAGCTTTTCAGAAATCTATGACAAGCTAGCTTCCAGATCATTAAGGAGGTATCCAGGCTTCAAGATTCTTGATACGATAGCTCCTATCGTCATTAATGGGAAAAAAACCATGAAGATTCAACCCTCAAAAGGTGAAATCTATCTGGTAACTTCAGGAATGATGAATGAGAATACCATTTCAAATGTTTTAGCTCAAAAATTCTTACCAAACGAAAAACACTCCATATTTTTTGTTGGATACTGTGATCCTGATTCTCCTGCTGGTCAACTTTTGGCTACATCCAGAGGCAATTTAGTAGTGCTCAACAAATCCAGCAAACCTCAGCCAGTCATATGTGAAGTCGATCATTTCGACCTAACAAGTCATGCGCTGAGAGAGGATATTCTTTCCTATATCCAGTTTTTAGAGCCTCGAACCTGCATTCTAGTTCATGGCGATCCCGCCGCTCTCGAGTGGTTCAAACAAAAGTTAGAAGAGGAAAGTCCACAGATTCAGTTGATTATTCCACCCCCTGGGAAATTGATAGAAATCTAA
- a CDS encoding LL-diaminopimelate aminotransferase: MHIDYIQSIFAQRIGGASFGESTQIYKFEKIKRAKRLAQANNPTIELLDFGVGEPDEPATKETVKILAEEAAKAENRFYADNGGQRLKEAAARYMQRVCGVTVDPQTEIIHSIGIKAALSILPAALINPGDYVLMTVPGYPVFGTHAQYYGGQVFNLALRKENHFLPDLETVPKEILSKAKVLVLNYPNNPTGAVATREFFEDVVRFAIKNRLVVIHDFAYAGLVFEGKPLSFLSVPGAKEVGIELHSASKNFNMTGWRCGFVVGNPKLVKAYGYVKDHTDSGQFLAIQNAYAYCLDHSEITERIAQKYSRRMDLMVETLGSLGFKAEKPKASFFLYTEAPKGVRYHSKEIWFQTAEDLTEWLIQEKLISTVPWDDAGPFLRWSVTYPAQSPEVEKEIMAKLKDRLSDCSWEWS, from the coding sequence ATGCATATCGATTATATTCAGTCTATTTTTGCCCAAAGAATTGGAGGAGCTTCCTTTGGTGAAAGCACTCAGATATATAAATTTGAAAAAATCAAAAGAGCCAAACGATTGGCTCAAGCAAATAACCCTACCATCGAATTACTCGATTTTGGCGTAGGTGAACCTGATGAGCCTGCCACCAAGGAAACTGTAAAGATCCTAGCCGAAGAGGCAGCAAAAGCCGAAAATCGCTTTTATGCGGACAATGGAGGCCAACGGCTGAAAGAAGCAGCGGCTCGATACATGCAAAGAGTATGTGGGGTAACCGTTGATCCTCAAACTGAGATCATCCACTCCATAGGCATAAAAGCAGCATTATCCATTCTTCCTGCTGCCCTTATCAATCCAGGAGATTATGTGCTGATGACGGTTCCGGGATATCCTGTATTTGGCACACATGCCCAATATTACGGGGGCCAAGTCTTTAATCTAGCATTACGCAAAGAAAATCATTTCTTACCAGATCTAGAGACTGTGCCTAAAGAAATCCTTTCTAAGGCCAAGGTCTTAGTCCTAAACTATCCTAACAATCCTACTGGAGCTGTTGCGACAAGGGAATTCTTTGAAGATGTGGTGAGATTTGCAATAAAAAACAGGCTGGTTGTGATTCATGATTTTGCCTACGCTGGTTTGGTTTTTGAAGGCAAACCGCTAAGCTTTCTCTCTGTACCGGGAGCTAAAGAGGTGGGCATTGAACTTCATTCCGCAAGTAAAAATTTCAATATGACTGGTTGGCGTTGCGGGTTTGTTGTAGGCAATCCAAAACTCGTTAAGGCGTATGGATATGTCAAGGATCATACCGATTCAGGTCAATTTCTAGCTATCCAAAATGCTTATGCTTACTGTCTGGATCATAGTGAAATCACCGAAAGGATAGCACAGAAATATTCGCGTAGAATGGATCTTATGGTAGAAACTCTTGGCAGCCTAGGTTTTAAAGCTGAAAAGCCAAAGGCCTCCTTCTTTCTTTATACAGAAGCTCCCAAAGGAGTTAGATACCATTCCAAAGAAATCTGGTTTCAGACCGCTGAGGATCTCACAGAATGGCTTATTCAGGAAAAACTTATTTCCACCGTTCCTTGGGATGATGCAGGTCCATTCTTAAGATGGAGCGTTACCTATCCAGCTCAAAGCCCAGAAGTAGAAAAAGAAATAATGGCAAAGTTAAAGGATAGACTTTCTGACTGTTCCTGGGAATGGTCGTAG
- a CDS encoding zinc-dependent alcohol dehydrogenase family protein → MKAILLTKLSPLEEKPLILQQMDLPRLKEDEVLIRTEACGVCRSNLHMIEGDWIKRGVPSKLPIIPGHEIVGKIEEVGSRVSHFKNGDRVGLQPLWSSCGRCPYCRTGREQLCPCKEITGETVDGGYAEFVVGKEDFLYPIPDSLSAVEAAPLFCPGITAFHAIQKAGPLLGKRVAIFGIGGVGHMAVQFARLAGATVIALSRNPRHLQIAKELGAHDCIDANDSQHLEKLNKEGDIDCAVVFAPSNAIAQQAISLVKPGGKIVLGVNAELGAFSFVEEKVILGTVIGPREEMKEVLRLAAEGKIKAISQTFTLEQASEALLKLKRGEILSRAVLIM, encoded by the coding sequence ATGAAAGCCATTTTGTTGACCAAACTTTCTCCTTTAGAAGAAAAACCGTTGATACTCCAACAAATGGATCTGCCTCGGCTTAAAGAGGATGAAGTATTAATTCGAACCGAAGCCTGTGGGGTGTGTCGATCCAACTTGCATATGATTGAAGGGGATTGGATAAAAAGGGGGGTGCCATCAAAACTTCCTATTATCCCTGGGCATGAAATTGTTGGAAAGATCGAGGAGGTGGGGAGCCGTGTCTCTCATTTTAAAAATGGTGATCGAGTGGGACTACAGCCTCTGTGGTCTTCGTGTGGAAGATGTCCTTACTGTCGGACTGGGAGAGAACAGCTTTGTCCTTGTAAAGAAATTACCGGAGAGACAGTGGATGGTGGTTATGCCGAATTTGTTGTTGGAAAAGAGGATTTTCTCTATCCTATCCCTGATTCTCTATCAGCGGTGGAGGCAGCTCCTTTATTTTGTCCAGGAATTACGGCTTTCCATGCGATACAAAAAGCTGGACCATTGCTTGGCAAACGCGTGGCGATCTTTGGTATTGGTGGAGTAGGGCACATGGCTGTACAATTTGCTCGTCTCGCGGGTGCCACCGTTATAGCACTGTCTAGAAACCCTAGACATTTGCAAATAGCAAAAGAGCTTGGAGCTCATGATTGTATTGATGCCAATGACTCACAACATTTAGAAAAGTTGAACAAGGAAGGAGATATTGATTGTGCGGTTGTTTTTGCGCCTTCCAATGCGATTGCCCAACAGGCGATCTCGTTGGTTAAACCTGGTGGTAAGATCGTTTTGGGTGTTAATGCTGAGCTAGGAGCATTTTCTTTTGTGGAAGAAAAAGTCATTTTAGGAACTGTTATTGGCCCCAGAGAGGAAATGAAAGAAGTCTTGCGGCTTGCAGCGGAAGGGAAAATCAAAGCAATCAGTCAAACATTTACTTTAGAACAGGCATCGGAAGCTTTGTTAAAACTAAAAAGAGGAGAAATATTATCCCGGGCAGTCCTTATCATGTAA
- a CDS encoding RNA-guided endonuclease InsQ/TnpB family protein → MERVRILSLKRISKRQAAIIRQGQMEAAKVWMACRDMHLKARETNASWPGRKEYHEATAGGRYALHSQSVQQVFCAFDAAVEATGRNRRAGRKEIRYPYKDKRFFPLMWPAQAMGLEEKRIILPMGRDRSSLVLPRPAWLSRKSACKVVWNGLHNELHVTLDESTTDPNSQGITERCATVDFGQIHHAAVVTNNGNALVVSGRGMRTIKRLHSKHLGEIQKKRSRCKKGSRRWRKLGRARAERTLRHKRRICDLRHKGIRKVVDFCLYHGIQSIFAGNPDGARRGACGRRHNQRMSQWEYGKDLDYLMQKSEQARIACFTGDERGTSSRCPECGHRHKPNGRNWRCPKCGFQGHRDVVGGVNRHPLAFGQVVPFPTRITYLRPGLCEGGPPG, encoded by the coding sequence ATGGAACGGGTCCGCATCCTATCCTTGAAGCGTATCTCCAAAAGGCAGGCTGCCATCATCCGGCAAGGCCAGATGGAGGCGGCCAAGGTCTGGATGGCGTGCCGCGATATGCATCTCAAGGCTCGCGAGACGAATGCCTCTTGGCCTGGGCGTAAAGAATATCACGAAGCCACCGCCGGAGGACGCTATGCCTTGCATTCCCAAAGCGTCCAACAGGTCTTTTGCGCATTCGACGCAGCCGTGGAAGCAACTGGCAGGAACCGCCGCGCAGGACGCAAGGAGATCCGCTATCCATACAAGGACAAACGCTTTTTCCCTCTGATGTGGCCGGCCCAGGCAATGGGATTGGAGGAAAAGCGGATCATCCTCCCCATGGGACGAGACCGATCATCCCTGGTGTTGCCACGTCCCGCTTGGCTCTCGCGAAAATCCGCTTGCAAGGTCGTCTGGAATGGTCTGCACAACGAATTGCACGTAACCCTGGACGAATCCACAACCGATCCGAACTCGCAAGGAATCACGGAGCGGTGTGCCACGGTGGATTTCGGCCAAATTCACCACGCCGCCGTAGTCACCAACAACGGGAACGCCCTAGTCGTTTCTGGGCGGGGAATGCGAACCATCAAGCGGCTGCACAGCAAGCATCTCGGCGAAATCCAGAAAAAGCGCTCCCGATGCAAGAAGGGCTCCCGCCGTTGGCGCAAGCTCGGACGAGCCAGAGCGGAGCGTACGCTGCGTCATAAACGCAGGATTTGCGACCTGCGTCACAAAGGCATCCGGAAGGTCGTAGACTTCTGCCTGTATCATGGAATTCAATCCATCTTCGCCGGCAACCCGGATGGGGCGCGCCGAGGCGCTTGCGGACGCCGTCACAACCAGCGGATGAGCCAGTGGGAATACGGCAAGGATTTGGACTATTTGATGCAGAAGTCGGAGCAAGCCCGCATCGCGTGCTTCACCGGGGACGAGCGCGGCACGTCCAGCCGGTGTCCGGAATGCGGCCATCGCCACAAGCCCAATGGACGGAACTGGCGATGCCCGAAATGTGGCTTTCAGGGTCACCGGGATGTGGTCGGCGGCGTCAACAGGCATCCGCTGGCCTTCGGTCAGGTGGTGCCGTTTCCAACGCGCATCACGTATCTGCGACCCGGCCTCTGCGAGGGCGGGCCGCCGGGATGA
- a CDS encoding RNA recognition motif domain-containing protein yields the protein MNRTRLYVGNLPFRISENDLRELFEQYGQVNEINLIVDKMTGQSRGFAFVTMETSQAAQSAIDSLNGTSISGRQIVVNEAKPREERPHRHRENSGRSRR from the coding sequence ATGAATAGAACAAGACTCTATGTAGGTAATCTCCCTTTTCGAATTTCGGAAAACGATCTTCGAGAACTTTTTGAACAATATGGTCAAGTCAACGAAATCAATCTTATAGTTGATAAAATGACTGGGCAATCCAGAGGATTCGCTTTCGTAACAATGGAGACATCTCAAGCAGCTCAATCTGCTATTGATAGTCTTAATGGAACGAGTATCAGCGGCCGACAGATCGTTGTCAACGAAGCCAAACCTAGGGAAGAAAGACCTCATAGACATAGAGAAAATTCTGGAAGATCAAGAAGATGA
- a CDS encoding TIGR00282 family metallophosphoesterase, whose protein sequence is MKVVFFGDVVGETGREVLREAIPKIKSLYQPDFIIANGENAAGGNGITPKITYEFLRLGIDVITLGDHAWDQKEIVSFIQDEPRLLRPINYPPETPGEGYIIVKGNGKKLAVLCAIGRTFMIPQTDNPFLISKKIITELHKETPCIFVDFHAEATSEKIAFGRFLDGSVSAVVGTHTHVQTADETIFPGGTAYITDVGFCGAHDSVIGREIGPIIYRYTTLLPTKFVLATNNPKANGIFVEIEEQSGKALKIERIQLSFNLS, encoded by the coding sequence TTGAAAGTCGTTTTTTTTGGAGATGTTGTTGGTGAAACAGGAAGGGAAGTGTTAAGGGAGGCTATCCCAAAAATTAAATCTTTGTATCAACCCGATTTTATTATAGCCAATGGAGAGAATGCAGCTGGAGGTAACGGGATAACACCTAAAATCACCTATGAATTTTTAAGGCTTGGCATCGACGTCATTACTCTTGGGGATCATGCATGGGATCAAAAAGAGATAGTTTCTTTTATTCAAGATGAACCTAGATTGTTAAGGCCTATTAACTATCCTCCTGAAACCCCAGGAGAGGGTTACATTATTGTTAAAGGAAATGGGAAAAAATTGGCTGTTCTTTGTGCCATTGGCAGAACGTTTATGATCCCCCAGACAGACAATCCCTTTCTCATTAGTAAAAAAATCATTACTGAATTACATAAAGAAACTCCCTGTATTTTTGTCGATTTCCATGCTGAAGCTACTTCTGAAAAGATCGCTTTTGGCAGATTTCTGGATGGGTCTGTTTCTGCCGTAGTTGGTACCCATACCCATGTGCAAACAGCCGATGAAACCATTTTTCCTGGAGGTACTGCCTATATTACCGATGTGGGATTTTGTGGAGCGCATGATTCGGTGATTGGTAGAGAAATTGGTCCAATCATTTATAGGTATACAACCCTGTTACCAACAAAATTTGTGTTAGCAACGAATAACCCGAAGGCTAATGGGATATTTGTTGAAATCGAAGAGCAGAGTGGTAAGGCCCTAAAAATAGAAAGAATTCAACTTTCTTTTAATCTATCTTAA
- a CDS encoding RluA family pseudouridine synthase — MLFLDPPYQPRIIIENEDFAVVDKPPFFLSHPTKKKRGFSLLEWLYNQNNQIPWKLIHRLDRETSGLLLVAKNNASAAYFGRQMEKRLIRKGYFAITWGELKADYLKIEAPLGYLGVSSENEIVIRQGIQSNGSQAITEIYPLGYGGGHSLLWVKPQTGKLHQIRVHLSLIKHPIVGDKLYGPNPSYFLDFSKQGWTKEMEKSLLLPRHALHAAFLSFFWKGNKQTVFLPLSDDLEQFLKLTKGFQKIHNPRFFEIS; from the coding sequence ATGCTCTTTTTGGATCCTCCTTATCAGCCAAGGATTATTATAGAAAACGAAGATTTTGCTGTTGTCGATAAACCCCCCTTTTTTCTTTCTCATCCAACAAAGAAAAAAAGAGGATTCAGTCTTCTGGAATGGCTTTATAATCAGAACAATCAAATTCCATGGAAGCTTATTCACAGGCTAGATCGTGAAACTAGCGGCCTATTATTGGTAGCTAAAAATAATGCTTCAGCAGCGTATTTTGGTCGTCAAATGGAAAAAAGGTTAATCCGCAAAGGCTATTTTGCTATTACTTGGGGTGAACTGAAAGCCGATTATCTAAAAATTGAAGCTCCGCTCGGCTATCTAGGAGTTTCGAGTGAGAATGAAATCGTGATCCGTCAAGGTATCCAATCAAATGGAAGTCAAGCCATCACAGAAATTTATCCTCTAGGCTATGGCGGAGGACACAGCTTACTATGGGTAAAACCTCAAACTGGAAAACTACATCAAATCAGAGTCCATCTATCCCTTATCAAACATCCTATTGTTGGAGATAAACTTTATGGCCCTAATCCATCCTACTTTTTGGATTTTTCAAAACAGGGATGGACAAAAGAAATGGAAAAAAGTCTACTTTTGCCAAGACATGCTTTGCATGCAGCTTTTCTTTCTTTTTTCTGGAAAGGGAATAAACAGACTGTCTTTTTGCCTCTTTCTGATGATCTCGAACAGTTTTTAAAACTAACGAAAGGTTTTCAGAAAATTCATAATCCACGATTTTTTGAAATCTCATAA